A single genomic interval of Natronolimnobius sp. AArcel1 harbors:
- a CDS encoding molybdenum cofactor biosynthesis protein B: MPTDRDERRGTDHHGHDIIDPLYVGIVTVSTSRAQSDDKTPDDPGGDTVEACFEAEGHEVHERVLVRDDYAAIRTAVRRLVARRDIDIVITTGGTGVSADDVSPEATSALFERELPGFGELFRSLSWDEVGTRAMASRATAGIAVDTPVFCLPGSTNACQTACEQLIVPEAPHLAGVATSHQTERTDQSLSAYGDDE; this comes from the coding sequence ATGCCAACTGACCGAGACGAGCGACGCGGCACCGACCACCACGGCCACGATATCATCGACCCTCTCTACGTCGGGATCGTGACGGTCTCGACCTCGCGCGCGCAGTCCGACGACAAAACGCCGGACGATCCGGGCGGCGACACCGTCGAAGCGTGCTTCGAGGCCGAGGGACACGAGGTACACGAGCGCGTGCTCGTGCGAGACGACTACGCGGCGATTCGCACGGCCGTCCGGCGACTCGTCGCGCGCCGGGACATCGATATCGTGATCACGACTGGCGGAACGGGCGTCTCGGCCGACGACGTGTCGCCGGAGGCCACGTCCGCGCTATTCGAGCGCGAACTGCCAGGCTTCGGCGAGTTGTTCCGCTCGTTGTCGTGGGACGAGGTCGGCACGCGCGCCATGGCCTCGCGCGCGACGGCTGGCATCGCCGTTGACACGCCGGTCTTCTGTCTCCCCGGCAGCACGAACGCCTGCCAGACCGCCTGCGAGCAACTGATCGTCCCCGAAGCACCCCACCTCGCAGGCGTCGCCACCAGTCACCAGACCGAGCGAACAGACCAGTCGCTGTCGG